In the genome of Streptacidiphilus rugosus AM-16, the window AGCCACTGGCAACGGATGATCAGCGGAGCTGAACACGGCCTTCGCATCAACGTTCCAGGGCTCGACGAGACCCAGATCCTCGAACTGGCCCGACGCCTCGGCGCCCCCGCACTCAGCCTGTGGGCCGCCCGGCGCCTGCGGGAACACACCGGCGGGCAGCCGCTCTACCTCCGCTCGGTGATCACCGAGACCCCGGTCGAACAGCTCAACGACGAGCAGAGCCTCCTCGCGGCCCCGCAGTCCCTTGCCGCGGCGATCAGGTACACCCTCGACCGGCTCCCCGCCGACAGCCGGTCCCTGGTGGAGTCGCTGGCCGTCCTCGGCACGACGGTCCCGCTTCCGCTGGCCGCCCAGGTCGCCGGTGTGCAGGACTCGACGACGGCACTCGAACAGGCGCTGGACGCCGGCCTGGTGCAGTGGTGGCCGAGCGACCCCTCCAGTCCCCTCAGGATCAAGCACCACGTCCAGCAGGAAGCGATCTACCAGACCATCTCCCCCTCGCACCGCCAGGCGCTGCATGCCGCGGCCGCGTCCCTGGTGGACGTCAACGCGTCCTGGGCGCATCGGGTAGCGGCCACCAGCACAGCAGACTCCACTCTGGCCGCCGAACTGGAAACCGAAGCCGACCGGGTCGCCACCACCGGACACCTCGCCCGGTCGGCGACGCTGCTCCTGTGGGCGGCGAGCCTGTCCGAGGCACGGCCGCAGCATGAGACGCGGTTGCTGCGTGCCGTGCTCCGCCTGCTTCTGGCCAAGGACTACACCCGCGCCGCCACCAGACGAAAGGACGTCGAGGCCTGCACCGACTCCGCCGTGCGGACCTGTGTACTCGGCGGGCTCGCCTACGCGGAGGGAGACCTCAGGACCGCAGAACGCCTCTTCACGGACGCGTTGAACAGTTCCGAGGCGGAGGGCGAGGGGGCGCGGGCCGCGGCGCTCGCGCGCGTCTGGCTCGGCGCCACCTACACCAGGCAACGGCGCGGCAGCCAGGCCCTGCCCTTGTTGCTGCGTGCCGCCGAGCTGGAACTGCCCGCCCCCCGGGCCGTCAACTACGCGCGGCACGTACTGGCGGTCGCATCGGCGGACATCGGTGGCCCCCGCACTCACCGGTCGGCGCTCGCCCGCATCGACAACGACCCCGAGATCCATGCGCAGGCGGCGCTCGCGGCCAGCCTCCTGCTCAACCCACGCGGGATCCTGCGAGAGATGTCGAACGAACTACACGCTGGCATGGCCGACCTGCCGACGCTGGTCCGCCGCCAACGAGCCGGCGAGGCGGCCGCCCAGGTGCAAGGAGCCGAGTACTTCGTGCTTGCCGCCTTCCAGTACCTGGCCGGGGCGTGGGACGACGCCCGCACCACCGCGCGGAACGCACTGACCGTGGCCGCAGCCGGAGGGCAGCTGTTCGGATTCTCGGCCGGCCACGCGGTGGCCTCGATGTCGGCCGCGGTCGAAGGCCGGTGGGACGCCGCCCAGGCCAGCCTGCGGGCTGCCGAACGCGCCGCCGACCAGCGGCACCTCGCCCTCGACGCCGTGTATCCGATCCTCGCGGCCGTCGTGCTCCATCAAGCGCACGGCGAAGCGGCCGCCATGGCGGCCGCACTGCAGCGGCTCCCTGCGCCGGGCGACGACATCCAAAGCCTCGGATGGCAGGTCTGGTGGCTCCCCCTGCAGGTGGAGGCCGGCGTCGGCACCGGCCGACTGGAGGAAGCCGCCAACGCCCTGGCCCAGCTTAAGACACTCGCCGAGGACGTCCCCTGCCTACGGCTGACGACCTGCTGGCTGGCCGGCGCGCTGTACGAGGCGCGCCGCGATCCCGGGCGGGCCGAAACCGCCTACCGGGAGGGGGCCGCCCTGCCGACCGACTCCGACGAGATCCCGCTGCACCGCGCCCGACTGGAACACGCGTACGGAAATCTACTGCCCGACTCCGAACCCGACGCGCGCAGACTCCACCTCGAACGGGCCCTTGACCGCTACCAGGCGATGGGAGCTCACTGCTTCGCCCTGCAGATCGAACAACAACTGGACGAGGCCGCACCGGCCACTCCGCCGGCCGATCACGCCGCCTCGGCGCCCGCCGAACCTCCCTCGCCGCCACCGGCCGCCGCGCTGCCCGCCCGCCTGGAGGCTCAGCTCACCGACCGGGAACTGGCTGTGGCCCGCCTGGTCGCCGAAGGGCTGACCAACAAGGAGGTCGCAGCGAGCCTCCACGTCAGCGCGAAGACGGTGGAGTACCACCTGGGCCACGTCTACACGAAACTCGACCTCACCTCCCGCCGCCAGCTGCGGGCCGCCGTGCGCAAACCCGACGAAGGCCAGGAGTGACACCCCCGCGCGGGCGGTCACCCGACCCCGAAAAGGATCTTGTACTTCTTGCCCTGGTTCTCGTTGAAGACCGTCCACGCGCTCACCACCGCGTCCCGGTCCACCCCCATCTGCACGACATCGGGGATCGCGGACGGATAGGTGACCTCCACGGTCTTGCCGAAGCGGCCCTTCTTGACGGTCCCCTTGGTCAGCAGCCGCCCGAGGAAAGCGTATTCGGGACGGGCCGCTGCACCGTCGGGGACGAGCTGGAGCTTCCCGTCGAACACCCAGTACTCGGAGCCGGACCTGAGACTCTGCTTCTGATTGTCGGTAAAAGCCTTCGGGAGGCTTATGATGAACCCGTTTTCGCCATCCTTCCTGAGTTCGACGGCCTGATCCTTGAGCCATACAGAGCCACCGGTGCTCAGGCATCGGATGAATTCTTGTGGCAGAGAATCTCGGTCCAATTGGCCGGTGTCGGATTCAATGAAATTGAGGGCGTCGGCAATGGCGACAAAGCCCCCGCGGTGGATGACCATCGAGCCGGCCCCGGTCTCGATCTTCACATGCACCGCTCCGGCTCCGGGGGAGCGCCGGGAGGAATTCCTGGCAGTGTCCGCCTTTACCGCGTATTGCCGCCCCCCGATGCGCGCCAGCGTATCCAGGACGGGCTGCCTGTCACCTATGTTCGTCAGATAGGCGCACTTCACTGGCGAATTACTGCCCCGAGGAGGAGGCTCCTTGTGCTTCCGCAAATATCCATGGGGCCGCACTCCTGTGATGGCCAGCAGTTGGTCGGCCGTCCCCGATGCGCCCTCGAAGAGGATGTAATCATTGAGCAAGTAGTATCCGACGGACTGATCGTACCTCAGGTTCCTCCAGTACTGCCGGTTGATTTCGCGCATTTCCTCTGCGTCGATTTTGAATCGGGCACTGCGGCTCTCGAGCCCCGTGCTGAGCTTCACGGTCCCGTGGAAGGGGCGGCAGTTGACCCTCTGGGAATCTCCGGGCCGCATGTCCCGCACCTTGCGCGGAAATCTGTCCAGCGGGACATTTGCCCTACGAAGACGCACCCCGCCCGCGTCCGCCAGGCTGACGACCACATCGTCCTCCCCCGGAGGGGCAGCCGTGCCGACCCGCTCCGCCTTCTCCTTGGCCGCAGAAGGAGTCGAGGCCGGGATCTTCGGCTGTGCCGGGGCGACGGGAGTCTGTTTGGGTTTTTGGCCCGCCACGATCGGACTCCTCGCAGGGAGAGCCAGTGTCGAAGGAGCCGAAGTAGACTGCTTTAGTCCTGCGGACAGAGGTTGTTTCTGTCTCACGTCCGCCTGCTCGACGGTGCCCTTGGGAGGCTGCGCCGCGCCCTGGGAAGCCCGCCGGGCCGTCCAACCTGTAGCGTAGGGCTTAAAAATTTCCCGGTCTTCTTCTTTGGCCGGGCGGCGCTGTATATTTGTTTTCTTTGCCAGCTCGAACGCTATCCGTGCGCTCTTTGTAGTGAGAGCCAGCGGCATTTTTTCGCCGAGTATGACAACCTCGGTCGTTTCAGTTCGCCTTCTGAAGGCAGAGCCCGCGTCGCTTTCGTTGAACGTGTAGGTTATTTCCGTCTGAATCTCGCCGTATTTGACCGAGAATCCCTGGTTCGGCCCCGGATTCCATCCGGACAGAAGGTGCCAAAGATCCTCTACTTTGCATTTTTGCAACAATCGGGCGGCTGCTCCCAAAGTTCGTAGATCGACATCGTGCTTACCCGCGCCACCTAGGTCGAGCGTGAACTTTGCGGCATGGCTCTCTGACTTTTTTCTCCAGTACTCGTACTCCTTCCAGCCTTCCTCGCCTTTACCGTCCTTGTCATCGCTGTAGACATAGACGCCTTTGCTGTTCAGTGCATAGTACCTCGTGCCACGCAGCACGGCTCCGTCGTATTCGTAACCTTGTAGCTTGGATTCTTCGCCAAGCTGGCGTTCAAGGCGATTGGATATCTCTTCCCACGTCCACCATGTCTCCGATCCCTCCTTGTCGGCGTATACGTACTGCTTCTTTCCCGGATCCCATTTGTACCATTCAAGCTGCGGATGATCCTTCTTCCTGTCGAACTCAGGATTCACCTTGGCTTTGAGATCAGCAAATTCAATACTTTGTTGCCGTTCCCAGATGCTGACCAGCAGGCCCAGCGCCGAGAAACCTTCCTTGGCATCGGTCGCCAGAAAGCACCGAAGGACTTCACCCCAGTACCATCCGGTTTGCCCGCCTTCTTCAAACCAACTCTTGAGGGTGGGCAGAAGGGCAGCGTCACTGAGGTACATCCAGTTCTCGTCCCCATAGAACAAGAGATTGGCGAACCTCCGATTTACGTCAGGGCGCTCGTCCTTGTATGCCAAGCGGGGATCATCGGGGTCCCCATCAACGATCGGATGCAGTAGATACTTGAACGCTTCAAGGTAATCCTGATCATTGACCATTGGCTTCTCGGCTTCTATCCCATCCGTAGAAAAAGCTCGCTCCGTCGTCCTTGCCCGGAGGGCAGCGAGGCCGGTGCCGCTGGAAAGCCCGGCCGGGGCAGGAACGTTTGCTTGGGTGGCAGTCTCGCCCAGTAGGCGACCTGCATGGCAGGTCAGTAGGGCGTCCTTTCAGGCATTCCTGGATGTTGACTTCCTCTCCCTCCTCATGGAGGGGATTCGCCTCAGCCTCGCGCCTGAACCCGAATCCACCGGGTGATCTGCACAGTGGAGGGTTGCCCCAACGAAGAGATGCCTTGTGGCCTGCGATGTGAGTTCTCTACGCTCCATCACGCACGATCAGCAAGGCATCTCTTAAGACCGCGTCCTATGTGGTGATGGCTCGTTGGGCTGGTCATGGGGCGGGGTACGTGGAGTTGGATTGTTCCGGACGGGTTGTGGGAGCTGGCGGAGCCGTTGATGCCGCCGGATCGGGTGCGGCCGCAGGGCAGCGGGACGGCCAACGCGCCTGATGAGACGCTGTTCGCGGCGATCATCTACGTGCTGGTCAGCGGTTGCGCCTGGCGGTCGCTACCGCCGTGCTTCGGGGTCTCGAAGTCCACGGTTCACCGCCGGTTCCTGATCTGGTCCAGGGCGGGGTCTGGGGCCGGCTGCACGAGGCCGTGTTGCACTTGCTGGACGACGCCGGTCTGGTCGACGTCTCGCGCGTCGTGCTCGACTCCGCCCACGTCCGGGTTAAAAAAGTGCCCCTATCTCCTTCGGCAAGCTGATGCGATGGCGGGGGCTTGGTAGAAGGTGCCGTCGCGGAGCATGGCGAACAGGACGTCGACGCGTCGTCGGGCGAGTGCGACGAGGGCTGCGACGTGGTGTTTCCCTTCCCCGCGTTTCTTGTCGTAGTAGGCGCGCGACTCCGGCTGCGACAGGGAGGCGAACGCGGCGAGGTAGAGCGCGCGTTTGAGCTGCTTGTTGCCGCGTCGGGCGGGGTGTTCACTGCGGATCGAGGAGCCGGATCGCCGGGTGACTGGAGCCAGGCCGGCGTAGGCGGCCAGGTGTCCGGCGGTGGGGAACGTGCTTCCGTCGCCGACGTCGATGAGGATGCGGGCGCCGGTCCTGACCCCGATGCCGGGCATGGAGGTCAGGACCTGGGAAAGAGGGTGGGCCTCCAGCAGTTCCTCGATCCGCGCGGCCAGTGCCCTGCGCTGGTCGAGGACTGCGGCGAGGGAGGCGGCGAGGCTGGGGACGATCAGTGCCGCGGCCTCGGTGCCAGGAACGACCACGGTCTGCTCGTCGAGTGTGGTGAAGATGTCCTCCACCAGCCGTTCGGCCATCCGCGGGGCATTCGGCCGCAGCAGCGTGACCAAGCGGCGGCGTCCGGCCTTGCGGATCTGTCCGGGTGAGCCGAAGCGCTCCAGCAGGGCGAGGACAGCAGGGTGGTCCAGACGCGGGCCCAGGACCTGCTCGAGCGCATCTGCAGTTCAGCCAGGGTCTCGTCGGCCGCCTCAACAGTTCGGAGGGTGTGCGGCATCATGCGGGCGGCGTCTGCGATGACATGGGCGTCCCTGGCATCGGTCTTCGCCTCGCCGGGGTAGAGGTCCGCGATCCGGCGCATCGTCAGACCGGGTAAGTAGGCGATGCGGCAGCCGGTGTCCCGGGCCACGGCCAGTGGTAGGGCCCCGATCGAGGCGGGCTGGTCGACGACGACCAGGACGGTGCCGTGCCTGGCCTGGAGCTTGGTGAACAGCTCGCGCAGCTTCGGTTCGGTGTTGGGCAGTGGCTTGTCGAAGACGGTCTTTCCGGCCGGAGTCAAGGCCGTGGCCTGGTGCTCGCCCTTGCCGACGTCCAGTTGTTCGCCACCTGGCGCTACCACCCGGTATTCACCGACAGCCCGTTTGAGATGCTCCAGGCCGAGCACCAGCACCGGCAACACGCCACGATCGAGCAGGTCATCGCGGACGGCAAGGGCTCCGCGCTCGCGAACCTACCCTCGGGATCGTTCCAGGCCAACGCCGCATGGCTGACCCTGTGGGCAATCACCCACAACCTGCTGCGGGCCGCGGGAGCACTCGCCGGAACCGCCACGATCCGCGCCCACCTCGTCCACGTCCCGGCCCGAATCGCCCGCTCGGCACGGCGGTTGACGCTCCACCTGCCCACACGCTGGCCCTAACAGCACAACTTCACCGACCTGTTCGACGCCACCTATCCACCACCGGCGCGCTAACCACCCGACCACCGCCCGCGAGGGCCATACCAGAACAGACGTGGAAAAGCTGGGCAGACCAGCCGGCACTCCACACCCTCCACCCGGGAATCAGCCCCGAGCACCCGAAACGATCACTCCCCGTCACCTCGGTGGATTCGGGCTGAGACTCCGGCGGCTGATCCCCGCCGGACGCTGCCGCGCGATCACACAGCGCCTCCGCGGCAGCACGAAGCCGCTTCACCCCGTTTCGGCCTCCAAGGATGGAGCGGGCTTCGACGTTCCCGTCCTCAGAAGCTGTATGCGGGCTCAACCGGCGCCCAGGGGCCGTCGCCCGTCGCGGCCTTCTGGTGGCGCGCCAGCAGGACGCGGCCGTCGCTGGCCAACGATCCGTTGCCCATGGCGTCTGCCGCGGCGATACCGCGGCGGAAGTGCTCGCAGACGGCGCAGTCGTGCGCCTGTCCCGGCTTCTGCACGTTGTCCATGTCGTCGCCCCTTCCGGCGTCGGCCACAGCCCCGGACCGTTAGCGCGGTCGCGGGGCGCATTTACTTCAATCGTAAAGAGCTATGCATGGCTCTGTATAGCTCTTAGGTGCTTTCCGGACGTTCGCGCAGGTCAAGGGAGACGTACGGTGCAACTGTGAGCACTGTCCCCGCCTTCGACCCGCCGCCCGAGCAGCTGCGATACGTCGCATTGGCCGACCACGTGGCTGCGCGGATCGCAGCCGGCGAGCTGCGCCCCGGCGCCCGCCTTCCCTCCGAGCGGGACCTGGCTGCGGAATACGGTGTCGCCTACCTGACGGTCCGGCGCGC includes:
- a CDS encoding GntR family transcriptional regulator is translated as MSTVPAFDPPPEQLRYVALADHVAARIAAGELRPGARLPSERDLAAEYGVAYLTVRRAAEVLRERGLIVTVHGRGTFVATPPEQ
- a CDS encoding ATP-binding protein — encoded protein: MTESRELLPTPTGGDIGFVGRQTQLEQLRVCAAGARDGVPWIVAVEGEAGIGKTALVHAAMGQLEDYDVLWASCDPFEQDYPLGVVEQIVRRLPAPLLADTALVKAGALAGTSPAQVGAELVRLLTAAAKTRPVALVVDDVQWADPGSMAALGFVTRRLWAERALILLTARTESEHASGSLIGTESHWQRMISGAEHGLRINVPGLDETQILELARRLGAPALSLWAARRLREHTGGQPLYLRSVITETPVEQLNDEQSLLAAPQSLAAAIRYTLDRLPADSRSLVESLAVLGTTVPLPLAAQVAGVQDSTTALEQALDAGLVQWWPSDPSSPLRIKHHVQQEAIYQTISPSHRQALHAAAASLVDVNASWAHRVAATSTADSTLAAELETEADRVATTGHLARSATLLLWAASLSEARPQHETRLLRAVLRLLLAKDYTRAATRRKDVEACTDSAVRTCVLGGLAYAEGDLRTAERLFTDALNSSEAEGEGARAAALARVWLGATYTRQRRGSQALPLLLRAAELELPAPRAVNYARHVLAVASADIGGPRTHRSALARIDNDPEIHAQAALAASLLLNPRGILREMSNELHAGMADLPTLVRRQRAGEAAAQVQGAEYFVLAAFQYLAGAWDDARTTARNALTVAAAGGQLFGFSAGHAVASMSAAVEGRWDAAQASLRAAERAADQRHLALDAVYPILAAVVLHQAHGEAAAMAAALQRLPAPGDDIQSLGWQVWWLPLQVEAGVGTGRLEEAANALAQLKTLAEDVPCLRLTTCWLAGALYEARRDPGRAETAYREGAALPTDSDEIPLHRARLEHAYGNLLPDSEPDARRLHLERALDRYQAMGAHCFALQIEQQLDEAAPATPPADHAASAPAEPPSPPPAAALPARLEAQLTDRELAVARLVAEGLTNKEVAASLHVSAKTVEYHLGHVYTKLDLTSRRQLRAAVRKPDEGQE